A single genomic interval of Cucumis sativus cultivar 9930 chromosome 5, Cucumber_9930_V3, whole genome shotgun sequence harbors:
- the LOC101217833 gene encoding uncharacterized protein LOC101217833, with amino-acid sequence MAALASKLLMPSDNGYRVWEDQTFIKWRKRDSHVPLRCQDSVEGCLKYWQDRTKVDLLVSNSAVWNDDAVQSALDSAAFWVKDLPFIKSLSGYWKFYLAATPTSVPHNFHATVFEDSQWANLPVPSNWQMHGFDRPIYTNVVYPFPLDPPHVPEDNPTGCYRTYFHLPEEWKGRRILLHFEAVDSAFFAWINGSLVGYSQDSRLPAEFEITEYCHPCGSQSKNVLAVQVLKWSDGSYLEDQDQWWLSGIHRDVILLSKPQVFIGDYFFKSHVGEDFSYADIQVEVKIDSSLEGRKENFLNNFKLEAVLFDSGSWDNHDGNIDLLSSNMANVKLSLLSVTTLGFHGYVLGGRLQKPKLWSAEQPHLYTLIVLLKDSSDQIVDCESCLVGIRSITKGPKQLLVNGRPVVIRGVNRHEHHPRLGKTNIEACMVRDLVLMKQHNINAVRNSHYPQHSRWYELCDLFGMYMVDEANIETHGFDFSGHVKHPTLQPSWAAAMLDRVIGMVERDKNHACIIVWSLGNESGYGPNHSALAGWIRGKDSSRVLHYEGGGSRTSSTDIICPMYMRVWDIVNIANDPNETRPLILCEYSHSMGNSTGNLHKYWEAIDNTFGLQGGFIWDWVDQALLKEVGNGRKRWAYGGEFGDIPNDSTFCLNGVTWPDRTPHPALHEVKYLHQAIKISSKDGTLEVLNGHFFSTTEDLEFSWSIYGDGLELGNGILSLPVIGPRGSYNIEWQSSPWYDLWASSSALEFFLTISVKLLHSTRWAEAGHIVSLSQVQLPMKREFFPHSIKNGSSTLVNEILGDSVRVYQQNLWEIKLDVQTGTLESWKVKGVPLIIKGIIPSFWRAPTENDKGGGSCSYLSVWKAAHIDNLSFTAERCSILSTTEHYVKIAVIFLGVRSDDRQASNSDLEKSNVLIQADMTYTIFGSGDVLVNCNVQPSPNLPPLPRVGVKFHLDKSMDRVKWYGRGPFECYPDRKAAAHVGVYEKNVSEMHVPYIVPGESSGRTDVRWVTFENKDGVGIYASIYGSSPPMQMRASYYSTAELERAVHNDDLVEGDDIEVNLDHKHMGVGGDDSWSPCVHEEYLLPPVPYSFSIRFCPVTPSTSGYDAYRSQLLL; translated from the exons ATGGCTGCATTGGCTTCTAAACTTTTGATGCCCTCTGACAATGGTTACAGGGTGTGGGAAGACCAAACTTTCATCAAGTGGAGGAAGAGGGATTCCCATGTTCCTCTACGCTGCCAGGATTCTGTTGAAG GATGTCTTAAGTACTGGCAAGACCGTACTAAAGTAGACTTACTGGTGTCGAACTCGGCTGTTTGGAATGATGATGCTGTTCAAAGTGCTCTTGACAGTGCTGCTTTCTGGGTTAAGGACTTACCTTTTATCAAGTCTCTATCTGGTTATTGGAAATTTTACTTGGCTGCTACTCCAACAAGTGTTCCACACAATTTTCATGCTACTGTATTTGAGGATTCTCAATGGGCAAATTTGCCAG TTCCTTCGAATTGGCAAATGCATGGATTTGATCGGCCCATTTATACCAATGTTGTCTATCCCTTCCCTCTTGATCCTCCACATGTTCCAGAGGACAATCCTACTGGCTGCTACAGAACTTATTTCCACCTTCCAGAAGAATGGAAag GTCGTAGAATTTTGTTGCACTTTGAAGCTGTTGATTCTGCATTTTTTGCGTGGATAAATGGGAGTCTTGTAGGGTACAG TCAGGATAGTAGACTACCAGCAGAGTTTGAAATAACAGAATATTGCCATCCATGTGGCTCGCAGTCCAAAAATGTTCTTGCTGTTCAAGTGTTAAAATGGAGTGACGGTTCTTACCTTGAGGACCAAGACCAGTGGTGGCTCTCAGGGATTCATCGGGATGTAATTCTTTTATCCAAACCTCag GTGTTCATAGGGGACTACTTTTTCAAGTCACATGTTGGAGAGGATTTTTCTTATGCTGATATACAG GTTGAAGTGAAGATTGACAGCTCTCTTGAAGGGAGgaaggaaaattttcttaacaaTTTTAAGTTAGAAGCAGTATTGTTTGACAGTGGAAGCTGGGACAATCATGATGGTAATATTGATCTTCTCTCGTCAAACATGGCCAATGTTAAGCTTTCTCTGCTTTCTGTCACAACCCTGGGGTTTCATGGTTATGTACTTGGGGGAAGATTGCAAAAACCTAAACTTTGGTCTGCAGAGCAG CCACATCTATACACTCTTATTGTTCTTTTGAAAGACTCATCAGATCAGATTGTTGACTGTGAATCATGCCTAGTTGGAATAAGAAGTATAACCAAAGGTCCAAAACAGCTACTTGTCAATGGTCGTCCAGTGGTAATCAGAGGCGTGAACAGGCATGAGCATCATCCACGTCTCGGGAAGACGAACATAGAGGCCTGCATGGTTCGG GATTTGGTCCTAATGAAACAGCATAACATTAATGCGGTGAGAAACAGCCATTATCCTCAACACTCTCGATGGTACGAGCTGTGTGATTTGTTTGGCATGTACATGGTAGATGAGGCCAACATTGAAACAcatggttttgatttttctgGACATGTGAAGCATCCAACTTTGCAACCTAGTTGGGCTGCTGCAATGTTGGATCGTGTAATAGGAATGGTGGAAAGAGACAAGAACCATGCCTGTATTATTGTTTGGTCCTTGGGCAATGAGTCTGGATATGGACCCAACCACTCTGCTCTAGCTG GTTGGATCCGTGGAAAAGATTCGTCTCGGGTGTTGCACTATGAAGGAGGAGGATCTAGAACCTCTTCTACTGATATAATTTGTCCAATGTACATGCGCGTGTGGGACATAGTGAACATTGCTAATGATCCCAATGAAACTCGTCCATTGATACTTTGCGA GTACTCACATTCAATGGGAAACAGCACTGGAAATCTTCATAAATATTGGGAAGCAATTGACAACACCTTTGGCCTCCAAGGAGGTTTTATCTGGGATTGGGTTGACCAG GCACTATTGAAGGAAGTTGGCAATGGCAGGAAGCGATGGGCATATGGAGGTGAATTTGGGGATATTCCAAATGATTCGACTTTTTGTCTCAACGGAGTGACATGGCCAGATCGAACTCCACATCCTGCACTACATG AGGTCAAGTATCTTCATCAGgcaatcaaaatttcatcaaagGATGGAACACTTGAG GTTCTGAAtggtcattttttttcaacaacaGAGGATTTGGAGTTCAGTTGGAGCATTTATGGTGATGGTCTTGAACTTGGAAATGgaattctctctcttcctgTAATAGGTCCTCGGGGAAGTTACAATATTGAATGGCAATCAAGTCCATGGTATGATCTATGGGCTTCATCATCTGCACTGGAGTTCTTTTTAACTATATCCGTGAAACTTCTGCACTCAACACGATGGGCCGAAGCTGGTCACATTGTTTCATTATCACAAGTCCAGTTGCCAATGAAGCGAGAATTTTTTCCTCAT TCCATCAAGAATGGAAGTTCTACTTTAGTCAACGAAATTCTTGGGGATTCAGTTCGAGTCTACCAGCAGAACTTATGGGAGATTAAATTAGATGTTCAAACAGGAACTCTTGAAAGCTGGAag GTTAAAGGAGTTCCTCTGATAATTAAAGGCATCATTCCTTCCTTCTGGAGAGCGCCCACTGAAAACGACAAAGGTGGAGGTTCATGTAGTTATTTATCTGTATGGAAGGCTGCTCATATTGACAATCTCTCTTTCACTGCGGAAAGATGCTCCATACTTAGTACAACAGAACATTATGTGAAAATCGCTGTCATTTTTCTTGGCGTCAGGAGTGATGATCGGCAGGCTTCTAACTCTGACTTAGAGAAATCAAATGTCTTGATTCAAGCGGATATGACATATACAATTTTTGGTTCTGGGGATGTTCTTGTGAACTGCAATGTACAACCAAGTCCAAATCTTCCTCCTTTGCCTCGGGTGGGAGTTAAATTTCATCTAGATAAATCTATGGACCGGGTCAAATGGTATGGAAGAGGGCCGTTTGAGTGTTATCCTGATCGAAAGGCAGCTGCTCATGTTGGAGTTTATGAGAAGAATGTGTCTGAAATGCATGTCCCATACATTGTCCCTGGAGAATCTTCGGGCAGGACTGATGTCAGGTGGGtaacttttgaaaacaagGATGGTGTTGGAATCTATGCCTCAATTTACGGAAGCTCACCGCCTATGCAAATGAGAGCTAGCTATTACTCCACAGCAGAACTTGAACGTGCTGTACACAATGACGACCTTGTTGAGGGAGATGACATTGAG GTTAATCTTGATCACAAGCACATGGGCGTGGGAGGAGATGATAGCTGGTCTCCCTGTGTGCATGAAGAATATTTACTTCCTCCAGTGCCATACTCGTTCTCGATCAGGTTCTGTCCAGTAACTCCATCCACTTCTGGCTATGATGCTTACAGATCCCAACTTCTATTGTAG
- the LOC101220362 gene encoding protein LONG AFTER FAR-RED 3 yields MAMLSSSCAVADLVLKNALIFTCDDSLPFADSMAILNTRILRVGTYSAVQDLVGPRTKELNLGGKVVVPGFIDAHGHLIYQGLQMKEVNLHGVNHKHEFVTRIAEAAKNTKKGTWVLGGGWNNDLWGGELPMASWIDDVTPSNPVLLSRIDGHMSLANNVTLKLAGISNLTEDPEGGTIGKTTGGDPTGLLIDSARKLVLPFIPKVAVEERREALVRASSLALARGVTTIVDFGRYYPGESVELSWEDFSDVYQWADSSGKMMIRVCLFFPMETWSSLHDLIHKMGQVVSPWMYLGGVKGFADGSLGSHTALFHEPYVDEPGNCGMQITEREKLFNLTMESDISKLQVAIHAIGDKANDMVLDIYESVISTNGPRDRRFRVEHAQHLAPEAPQRFGKLGIIASAQPEHLLDDAESATNKLGAQRAEKESFLFRSLLTCKACLAFGSDCPVANINPLGGIRTAMRRIPPSWDHAWMPSECLTLDEAIKAYTISAAYASFLDKDLGSLSPGKLADFVILSTDSWDEFAAEGSASIEATYTGGIQAYP; encoded by the exons ATGGCGATGCTGTCGTCTTCATGTGCGGTCGCCGATTTAGTACTCAAGAACGCACTCATTTTTACCTGCGACGATTCTCTTCCTTTCGCCGATTCCATGGCCATTCTCAACACCAGGATTCTCCGCGTCGGCACCTACTCCGCTGTTCAG GACTTGGTTGGACCGAGGACAAAAGAGTTGAATCTCGGGGGAAAAGTTGTGGTTCCTGGTTTTATTGATGCACATGGCCACTTAATTTATCAAGGACTGCAG ATGAAGGAAGTGAACCTTCATGGTGTAAATCATAAACATGAGTTTGTGACAAGGATTGCAGAAGCAGCTAAAA ACACTAAGAAAGGAACTTGGGTACTGGGTGGCGGATGGAATAATGATCTTTGGGGAGGTGAATTGCCAATGGCTTCTTGGATTGATGATGTTACGCCATCTAACCCT GTTCTTCTGTCAAGGATTGATGGTCATATGAGTTTGGCTAATAATGTGACACTTAAGTTGGCTGGCATCTCTAATTTAACGGAAGATCCAGAAGGCGGGACCATAGGAAAAACTACTGGTGGAG ATCCTACTGGATTGCTGATTGATTCTGCAAGGAAGTTGGTCCTACCTTTTATTCCAAAGGTTGCGGTAGAGGAGAGAAGAGAAGCATTGGTAAGGGCCAGTAGTCTTGCCCTGGCTAGAGGTGTTACAACAATAGTTGATTTTGGAAGATATTATCCAGGAGAATCAGTGGAATTATCATGGGAAGATTTTTCTG ATGTGTATCAGTGGGCAGATTCTTCAGGGAAGATGATGATCAGGGTTTGCTTATTTTTTCCAATGGAAACATGGTCATCGCTACAT GATCTTATCCACAAAATGGGTCAGGTTGTGAGCCCATGGATGTACTTGGGTGGTGTCAAGGGTTTTGCTGATGGGTCTTTAGGTTCACATACTGCTTTGTTTCATGAG CCTTATGTTGATGAGCCTGGCAACTGTGGCATGCAAATAACAGAACGTGAGAAGCTTTTCAACTTGACCATGGAATCAGATATATCAAAGCTTCAG GTTGCTATTCATGCCATAGGCGACAAAGCAAATGATATGGTCCTTGATATCTACGAATCTGTCATTTCTACAAACGGGCCAAGGGATCGAAGATTTAGG GTCGAGCATGCTCAACATTTGGCACCTGAAGCTCCTCAACGATTTGGTAAACTAGGGATTATTGCTTCAGCTCAG CCCGAACACCTTTTGGATGATGCAGAGTCTGCGACAAACAAACTTGGGGCACAGAGAGCTGAAAAagaatcttttttatttagatcACTTTTAACTTGCAAAGCATGCTTAGCTTTTGGTTCCGACTGCCCG GTTGCAAATATCAATCCATTGGGTGGTATCAGGACTGCAATGAGAAGAATACCTCCGTCCTGGGATCACGCTTGGATGCCATCAGAGTGCCTCACACTGGATGAAGCCATAAAGGC GTATACAATATCCGCTGCTTATGCATCCTTTCTTGACAAAGATCTCGGATCTCTGTCCCCAGGAAAGCTTGCAGATTTTGTTATACTATCTACAGATTCATGGGATGAGTTCGCAGCTGAAGGATCAGCTTCTATCGAGGCAACGTATACTGGTGGTATACAGGCCTATCCTTAA
- the LOC101220990 gene encoding protein LATERAL ROOT PRIMORDIUM 1 has protein sequence MLGLRDVLFIAPTPSSLHQQTQIISSDHHPSLPLPSSTALGVSVGIFPLLAATPCLPPSQPPPNNHTPDDVTDRTRTFDNLKRTQDFGFGKGESLIAGPGNNGSDEHVKGDAGDGSMAVCRDCGNRAKKECEYRRCRTCCKGRGNHCSTHVKSTWVPAARRRERQMLVVMDGVATASGDGGSSGSSSAGAKRPRVLIPSQSAAAAAAASTSNATTPRSFETTSSHQDASFKKSLPGHVRAPAVFRCHRVTAISSGEGELAYQATVNIGGHVFKGFLYDQGADDKNAFPSISHLHLDSGNHHRE, from the exons atgttgggTCTCCGAGATGTTCTGTTTATAGCTCCCACACCCTCTTCTCTTCACCAACAGACTCAAATCATTTCTTCTGATCATCATCcatctcttcctcttccctcCTCCACCGCTCTCGGCGTTAGCGTCGGCATTTTCCCCCTTCTCGCTGCAACCCCATGTCTCCCTCCCTCCCAGCCCCCGCCAAATAATCACACACCTGACGATGTTACCGATCGTACTCGCACTTTCGACAATCTTAAGAGAACCCAAGATTTTGGCTTTGGGAAAGGAGAATCCTTGATCGCCGGTCCCGGAAATAATGGCTCCGACGAACATGTGAAAGGCGATGCTGGGGATGGCTCTATGGCTGTATGTAGGGACTGTGGAAACAGAGCAAAAAAGGAGTGCGAGTATCGGAGGTGCAGGACTTGTTGCAAGGGACGTGGGAATCATTGCTCTACGCACGTGAAGAGCACGTGGGTGCCTGCGGCTCGCCGCCGTGAGCGGCAGATGTTGGTGGTTATGGACGGCGTTGCCACTGCTAGTGGCGACGGAGGGTCTTCCGGTTCTTCTTCTGCTGGTGCTAAAAGGCCTAGAGTTTTGATTCCTTCACAGAGTGCTGCCGCGGCCGCCGCTGCTTCCACTTCCAATGCCACAACTCCCCGGAGTTTTGAAACAACCTCTAGCCATCAAG ATGCAAGCTTCAAGAAGTCATTACCAGGGCATGTTCGAGCTCCAGCCGTGTTCAGGTGCCATAGAGTGACTGCCATTAGCAGTGGTGAAGGTGAGTTAGCTTACCAAGCAACAGTCAATATTGGTGGTCATGTCTTCAAAGGCTTCCTCTATGATCAAGGAGCTGATGACAAAAATGCATTCCCATCTATTTCACATCTCCATTTGGACAGTGGTAACCACCACAGGGAATAG